One Georgenia wutianyii DNA segment encodes these proteins:
- a CDS encoding CinA family protein produces the protein MTPAGDVVGRLRDAGLTVATGESLTGGLVSAALVDVPGSSRVVRGGLVAYVSELKAQLLGVDRALLARGGAVQAEVAAQLATGAARVFGADCGLGTTGVAGPGPDEGHPAGTVFVAASLAGTVRVRRLRLSGTRPLVRRASTAAVLALLVGLLEDREQIASGRSWSR, from the coding sequence GTGACACCCGCCGGCGACGTCGTCGGCCGGCTCCGTGACGCCGGCCTCACGGTGGCGACGGGGGAGTCCCTCACCGGAGGGCTGGTGAGCGCGGCGCTCGTCGACGTGCCCGGCTCCTCGCGTGTGGTGCGTGGCGGGCTCGTCGCCTACGTGAGCGAGCTCAAGGCGCAGCTGCTCGGGGTGGACCGCGCACTGCTCGCGCGAGGTGGCGCGGTGCAGGCGGAGGTGGCCGCCCAGCTCGCCACCGGGGCCGCGCGCGTGTTCGGGGCGGACTGCGGGCTGGGGACCACCGGCGTCGCCGGCCCCGGCCCCGACGAGGGTCACCCGGCCGGGACGGTCTTCGTCGCCGCGAGCCTGGCCGGAACCGTGCGGGTGCGGCGTCTTCGCCTGTCCGGCACGCGTCCGCTCGTGCGGCGGGCGAGCACCGCGGCGGTGCTCGCCCTCCTCGTCGGGCTGCTCGAGGACCGGGAACAAATTGCTTCGGGCCGGAGTTGGAGCAGGTGA
- a CDS encoding helix-turn-helix domain-containing protein has protein sequence MIVLRREIGDVLRTVRQHQGRTLREVSSAARVSLGYLSEVERGQKEASSELLASICTALNIPMSFVLRKVSDRIAVAEGVHVPDTVPEELVSSLRKELAGVA, from the coding sequence GTGATCGTCCTACGACGCGAGATCGGTGACGTACTTCGGACGGTGCGACAGCACCAGGGCCGCACACTGCGTGAGGTCTCCTCTGCAGCGCGCGTCTCCCTCGGCTACCTGAGCGAGGTGGAGCGCGGCCAGAAGGAGGCGTCCTCCGAGCTGCTCGCCTCCATCTGCACCGCCCTCAACATCCCCATGTCCTTCGTGCTGCGCAAGGTCAGCGACCGCATCGCGGTCGCCGAGGGCGTCCACGTCCCCGACACGGTGCCCGAGGAGCTCGTCTCCTCGCTCCGCAAGGAGCTCGCCGGCGTCGCCTGA